A genomic segment from Halogeometricum sp. S3BR5-2 encodes:
- a CDS encoding HAD family hydrolase encodes MEVPDDAVLFDMDGVLVDSETYWYQFEDEWVYEEAIESGDPDHEEVTGMNYREIHDYLTEEYGTSVTKEEFVEAYNDRAESLYGEDVELMDGANELFDDIRAEGRKLAIVSSAPQDWIKIVRDRFGLDPLDMVLSADDIDEPGKPEPHIYEHAAAELGLNPEDCVVVEDSVNGIESAERSGAFTVGYRSTHNAELDLSRADVVVDGPAELRETILD; translated from the coding sequence ATGGAAGTCCCCGACGACGCGGTGTTGTTCGACATGGACGGCGTGTTGGTCGACTCGGAGACGTACTGGTATCAGTTCGAAGACGAGTGGGTGTACGAGGAGGCAATCGAGTCCGGCGACCCGGACCACGAGGAGGTGACCGGGATGAACTACCGCGAAATTCACGACTACCTCACCGAGGAGTACGGCACCAGCGTGACGAAAGAGGAGTTCGTCGAGGCGTACAACGACCGGGCCGAGTCGCTGTACGGCGAAGACGTCGAACTAATGGACGGCGCGAACGAACTGTTCGACGACATCCGCGCGGAGGGGCGAAAGCTCGCCATCGTCTCCTCGGCGCCGCAGGATTGGATCAAAATCGTCCGCGACCGCTTCGGCCTCGACCCTCTCGACATGGTCCTCAGCGCCGACGACATCGACGAACCCGGCAAGCCCGAACCGCACATCTACGAACACGCGGCGGCCGAACTCGGTCTGAACCCCGAGGACTGCGTCGTCGTCGAGGACTCCGTCAACGGCATCGAGTCGGCCGAGCGCTCCGGCGCGTTCACCGTCGGTTACCGCTCGACGCACAACGCCGAGTTGGACCTCTCGCGGGCGGACGTCGTCGTCGACGGCCCCGCGGAACTGCGCGAGACGATTCTCGACTGA
- a CDS encoding topoisomerase DNA-binding C4 zinc finger domain-containing protein: MSETIRVFAGDCTTTFEGSRARTQRGRVVVVVKPDRTVLVHDADGYQPVSWLTRPDSLTVETDASGFGLVARADDQVLRVRSHDSAGRAEYPVTEAGAPVGSHPSTGEPLVRTGGAVVALDSGTEYKLPAGATVLDETCEECGLPTMRAERGAVFELCVDRACESLDDAVRDRFDGEWACPDCGSDLRIIRRGGRLLAGCSAYPDCETAFSIPAGVVVGECDCGLPTFETARGRRCLDGTCEEFADG, from the coding sequence ATGTCAGAGACGATTCGCGTGTTCGCCGGCGACTGCACCACCACTTTCGAGGGTTCGCGCGCCCGCACACAGCGCGGCCGCGTGGTGGTCGTGGTAAAGCCCGACCGGACGGTCCTCGTCCACGACGCCGACGGCTACCAGCCCGTCTCGTGGCTCACCCGCCCCGACTCCCTGACCGTCGAGACGGACGCCTCGGGGTTCGGTCTGGTCGCCCGCGCGGACGACCAAGTCTTGCGCGTCAGGAGCCACGACTCCGCCGGGCGGGCGGAGTACCCCGTCACCGAAGCGGGCGCCCCCGTCGGGTCGCACCCGTCGACGGGCGAACCGCTGGTCAGAACCGGCGGCGCCGTCGTCGCCCTCGACTCCGGGACGGAGTACAAACTCCCGGCGGGCGCGACGGTGCTGGACGAGACGTGCGAGGAGTGCGGTCTCCCGACGATGCGCGCCGAACGCGGCGCCGTCTTCGAACTCTGCGTCGACCGCGCCTGCGAGTCGCTGGACGACGCCGTGCGCGACCGGTTCGACGGCGAGTGGGCCTGCCCGGACTGCGGGTCCGACCTCAGAATCATCCGGCGCGGCGGCCGCCTCCTCGCGGGGTGTTCGGCGTACCCCGACTGCGAGACGGCCTTCTCGATTCCCGCGGGCGTCGTCGTCGGCGAGTGCGACTGCGGCCTCCCGACCTTCGAGACGGCGCGGGGGCGGCGGTGTCTGGACGGGACGTGCGAGGAGTTCGCCGACGGCTGA
- the endA gene encoding tRNA-intron lyase, translating into MDATLHDGVVRAADDARQRFYDARGYGRPLDGDRVELAPVEAAHLLSRGDLDGIDGMDFREFLAETGAVLEFVVYKDLRDRGFYLSPAREEWPGVDDPDGVDFVVYPRGKGPTDGVVEHRVRVIGERERVAASSLGDVVLAVVDEDGDLTYFDTDADPDVSGTADYDPPTGLDADLLSDRVVCYESPDEVYERGFYGQRLFGRNADDGPLQLSLIEGAYLAERGALDVDAADVVGLARDVEGDRFDRRLRAYAALRDADAVPKSGFKFGADFRLYTDFDSVSELSHSADLVRVVAPDHAFLPRDLSLDVRLAGGVRKRMVFALTGANEQIDWLSVARLTP; encoded by the coding sequence ATGGACGCGACACTGCACGACGGCGTCGTTCGGGCGGCCGACGACGCGCGTCAGCGGTTCTACGACGCGCGGGGGTACGGCCGCCCCCTCGACGGGGACCGCGTCGAACTCGCGCCGGTCGAGGCGGCGCACCTGCTCTCTCGGGGGGACCTCGACGGCATCGACGGGATGGACTTCCGCGAGTTCCTCGCGGAGACGGGCGCGGTGCTGGAGTTCGTCGTCTACAAGGACCTCAGAGACAGGGGCTTCTACCTCTCGCCCGCCCGCGAGGAGTGGCCGGGCGTCGACGACCCCGACGGCGTCGACTTCGTCGTCTACCCGCGCGGGAAGGGGCCGACCGACGGCGTCGTCGAGCACCGCGTCCGCGTCATCGGCGAACGCGAACGCGTCGCCGCGTCGTCGCTCGGCGACGTCGTTCTGGCCGTCGTCGACGAGGACGGCGACCTGACGTACTTCGACACCGACGCCGACCCGGACGTGAGCGGCACCGCCGACTACGACCCGCCGACGGGCCTCGACGCGGACCTGCTCTCGGACCGCGTCGTCTGCTACGAGTCGCCCGACGAGGTGTACGAGCGCGGCTTCTACGGGCAGCGCCTGTTCGGCCGCAACGCCGACGACGGCCCCCTCCAACTGTCGCTCATCGAGGGCGCGTACCTCGCCGAACGCGGCGCCCTCGACGTCGACGCCGCCGACGTGGTGGGCCTCGCCCGCGACGTGGAGGGCGACCGGTTCGACCGCCGCCTGCGCGCCTACGCGGCGCTCAGGGACGCCGACGCGGTTCCGAAGAGCGGGTTCAAGTTCGGGGCGGACTTCCGACTCTACACCGACTTCGACTCCGTCTCGGAACTGAGCCACTCCGCCGACCTGGTGCGCGTCGTCGCGCCCGACCACGCGTTCCTCCCGCGGGACCTCTCCCTCGACGTCCGCCTCGCCGGCGGGGTCCGCAAGCGAATGGTTTTTGCGCTCACCGGCGCCAACGAACAGATAGACTGGCTTTCGGTAGCCCGGCTCACCCCATGA
- a CDS encoding tryptophan--tRNA ligase, which yields MTRDDHTETDASTREDARTDGGASAEGADDTSLDPWGSSTISDYRKLFEEFGIEEFDAVLPEVPDPHYLMRRGVIFGHRDYRPVAEAMRDGDPFAVLSGFMPTGDPHIGHKLVFDEIIWHQEQGGDAYGLIADLEAHSARGMTWEEIDEHARDYLLSLLALGFDPEEGELYRQSDNRELQDLAFELGSKANYSEFEAIYGFGGSTNVSHVQSVVTQMADILYPQLEEPKPTVIPVGPDQDPHVRLARDLADRMRFFKVTEAYASFELRDAERPLVAAAYDAREEYAEDPETPRCGEAGEWLSTANLDAHGVVAADSARESAVEKLANAGMEPLRPRTRFLDANATEAAFEALVEAVDGEKRRYDEHVDAFELSFEEADELAREVELDHGGYGFRAPSSVYHRFMTGLTGGKMSSSIPASHISLLDDPEEGYDKVKSATTGGRETAEKQRELGGEADKCPVYELYAYLLSGDDDAFATEVYEECVGGERLCGGCKEQAAELMEEFLEDHQEKRAEMEEVLDELDISTESARRGVAPGDN from the coding sequence ATGACACGAGACGACCACACCGAGACCGACGCGTCGACACGCGAGGACGCCCGCACGGACGGGGGCGCCTCGGCGGAAGGAGCCGACGATACGTCTCTCGACCCGTGGGGTTCCTCGACCATCTCCGACTACCGCAAACTGTTCGAGGAGTTCGGCATCGAGGAGTTCGACGCGGTGCTGCCGGAGGTGCCGGACCCCCACTACCTGATGCGCCGCGGCGTCATCTTCGGGCACCGCGACTACCGTCCCGTCGCGGAAGCGATGCGCGACGGCGACCCCTTCGCCGTCCTCTCGGGGTTCATGCCGACGGGCGACCCCCACATCGGCCACAAACTCGTCTTCGACGAGATAATCTGGCATCAAGAGCAGGGCGGCGACGCGTACGGCCTCATCGCCGACCTGGAGGCCCACTCCGCCCGCGGGATGACGTGGGAGGAGATAGACGAACACGCGCGCGACTACCTGCTGTCGCTTCTGGCGCTCGGGTTCGACCCCGAGGAGGGCGAACTCTACCGGCAGTCCGACAATCGAGAACTGCAGGACCTCGCCTTCGAACTCGGGTCGAAGGCGAACTACTCGGAGTTCGAGGCAATCTACGGCTTCGGCGGGAGCACCAACGTCTCGCACGTGCAGTCGGTCGTCACGCAGATGGCGGACATCCTCTATCCTCAACTAGAAGAGCCGAAACCCACGGTCATCCCCGTCGGCCCGGACCAGGACCCGCACGTCCGCCTCGCGCGCGACTTAGCGGATAGAATGCGCTTCTTCAAGGTGACCGAGGCGTACGCGAGCTTCGAACTCCGGGACGCCGAACGCCCCCTCGTCGCCGCCGCCTACGACGCCCGCGAGGAGTACGCCGAGGACCCCGAGACGCCGCGGTGCGGCGAGGCGGGCGAGTGGCTCTCGACGGCGAACCTCGACGCGCACGGCGTCGTCGCCGCCGACTCGGCCCGCGAGTCCGCGGTGGAGAAACTGGCGAACGCCGGCATGGAACCGCTCCGCCCGCGGACCCGGTTCCTCGACGCCAACGCCACCGAGGCGGCGTTCGAGGCCCTCGTCGAGGCCGTCGACGGCGAGAAGCGCCGCTACGACGAACACGTCGACGCCTTCGAACTCTCCTTCGAGGAGGCGGACGAACTCGCGCGAGAAGTGGAACTCGACCACGGCGGCTACGGCTTCCGCGCGCCGTCGTCGGTCTACCACCGATTCATGACCGGGCTGACTGGCGGAAAGATGTCCTCCTCGATTCCGGCGAGCCACATCTCCCTGCTCGACGACCCCGAGGAGGGCTACGACAAGGTGAAGTCCGCGACGACGGGCGGCCGCGAGACGGCCGAGAAACAGCGCGAACTCGGCGGCGAGGCCGACAAATGTCCCGTCTACGAACTGTACGCCTACCTCCTCTCGGGCGACGACGACGCGTTCGCCACGGAGGTGTACGAGGAGTGCGTCGGCGGCGAACGCCTCTGCGGCGGATGTAAGGAGCAGGCCGCCGAACTGATGGAGGAGTTCCTCGAAGACCACCAGGAGAAGCGCGCGGAGATGGAGGAAGTGCTCGACGAACTCGACATCTCCACGGAGTCCGCGCGCCGCGGCGTCGCCCCCGGCGACAACTGA